Proteins encoded within one genomic window of Glycine soja cultivar W05 chromosome 1, ASM419377v2, whole genome shotgun sequence:
- the LOC114423795 gene encoding autophagy-related protein 8f-like — protein MARNYFKQEHDLEKRRAEAARIREKYPDRIPVIVEKAERSDIPSIDKKKYLVPADLTVGQFVYVIRKRIKLSAEKAIFIFVDNVLPPTGAIMSAIYDEKKDEDGFLYVTYSGENTFGDLISIQ, from the exons ATGGCAAGGAACTACTTCAAACAAGAACATGATCTTG AGAAGAGAAGAGCTGAGGCTGCTAGGATTAGGGAGAAATACCCAGACAGGATTCCG GTAATTGTGGAGAAGGCCGAAAGAAGTGACATCCCAAGTATTGACAAGAAGAA GTACCTTGTCCCTGCTGACTTGACTGTAGGACAGTTTGTCTACGTGATCCGCAAAAGGATTAAATTAAGTGCAGAAAAGGCAATCTTTATATTTGTGGACAATGTCCTTCCTCCTACAG GAGCAATTATGTCTGCCATATATGATGAGAAGAAGGACGAGGATGGATTTCTCTATGTTACATACAGTGGCGAGAACACCTTTGGGGATCTGATTTCCATTCAGTAG
- the LOC114405854 gene encoding uncharacterized protein LOC114405854 — translation MTYLSLALLLLLCVSVHACTARSFSLSLTIKDTTHKELDKFKLLETLTATSSIVKNYKLEANQPQQQKVVNNEINTCESCSSVSSTLKETIVEAASVKIIPSDSGEHAAGTSFQMDSPSFLASQDERRHARSMLGPAQHNDEETVVTNASDTEEDIVEMDYAQPHRKPPIHNEKP, via the exons ATGACTTATCTTTCTCTTGCTCTGCTCCTTCTCCTCTGTGTTTCTGTGCATGCATGCACCGCCCGTTCTTTTTCTCTCAGTCTTACTATAAAAGACACCACACATAAG GAATTAGACAAGTTCAAATTATTGGAGACATTAACTGCAACTTCATCTATTGTGAAGAATTACAAGCTAGAGGCGAATCAACCGCAGCAACAGAAAGTcgtaaataatgaaataaacactTGTGAGAGTTGTAGCAGTGTATCATCCACTTTGAAGGAAACGATAGTAGAGGCAGCTTCAG TAAAAATAATACCAAGTGACAGTGGTGAGCATGCAGCTGGGACATCTTTTCAAATGGATTCTCCATCCTTTCTTGCAAGCCAG GATGAGAGGAGGCATGCCCGGTCAATGCTGGGACCTGCTCAGCACAACGATGAAGAAACAGTGGTTACAAACGCCAGTGACACTGAAGAGGACATAGTCGAGATGGATTATGCTCAACCACATCGGAAGCCACCCATTCACAACGAAAAGCCTTAA
- the LOC114423812 gene encoding L-lactate dehydrogenase B-like: protein MAMHKSSSGSALGPGGLDLTQAFFKSIMNAAASSPTKRHNKISVVGAGNVGMAIAQTILTQDLTDELVLVDAIPDKLRGEMLDLQHAAAFLPRTRIQASTDYSVTLGSDLCIVTAGARQINGESRLNLLQRNVTLFQKIIPPLARYSPDTILLIVSNPVDVLTYVAWKLSGFPSNRVIGSGTNLDSSRFRFLIADHLDVNAQDVQAFIVGEHGDSSVALWSSISVGGVPVLSFLEKQEIAYEKEMLENIHKEVIQGAYEVINLKGYTSWAIGYSVANLARTILRDQRRVHPVSVLAKGFYGIDDGEVFLSLPAQLGRGGVLGVTNVHLTEEETQRLRDSAKTILQVQNQLVI from the exons ATGGCAATGCACAAGAGCAGTTCAGGTTCAGCATTGGGTCCGGGAGGCTTGGACTTAACTCAAGCCTTCTTCAAGTCGATCATGAACGCTGCAGCTTCTTCTCCCACCAAAcgccacaacaaaatctctgtTGTTGGGGCAGGCAACGTGGGAATGGCCATAGCCCAAACCATCCTCACTCAGGATCTCACCGACGAGCTTGTGCTCGTGGATGCAATTCCTGACAAACTCCGCGGCGAGATGCTTGACCTCCAGCACGCCGCTGCCTTCCTCCCCCGCACCAGAATTCAGGCCTCCACCGATTACTCGGTCACGCTGGGCTCTGACCTCTGCATTGTCACAGCCGGGGCTCGTCAAATTAATGGCGAGTCCCGGCTCAATCTCCTACAGAGGAATGTCACACTCTTTCAGAAAATCATACCTCCTTTGGCTCGTTACTCCCCAGACACCATTCTTCTCATCGTTTCAAATCCCGTGGACGTGCTCACTTACGTGGCATGGAAGCTTTCAGGGTTCCCTTCAAACCGCGTCATTGGCTCCGGCACTAACTTGGACTCTTCCCGTTTTCGTTTCCTCATTGCTGATCATCTTGATGTCAACGCTCAAGATGTCCAG GCTTTTATAGTGGGGGAACATGGTGACAGCTCAGTGGCTCTGTGGTCTAGTATTAGTGTTGGGGGTGTTCCGGTGCTGAGTTTTTTGGAGAAGCAAGAAATTGCGTATGAGAAGGAAATGTTGGAGAACATACACAAGGAAGTTATACAGGGTGCTTATGAAGTTATCAATCTGAAAGGGTACACTTCTTGGGCGATAGGATACTCGGTGGCAAACTTGGCACGAACCATTCTCAGGGACCAAAGGAGGGTCCACCCTGTCTCGGTTCTTGCAAAGGGTTTTTATGGCATTGATGATGGGGAAGTGTTTCTTAGCTTGCCTGCACAACTAGGAAGAGGAGGGGTTTTGGGTGTAACCAATGTGCACTTGACTGAAGAAGAGACACAGAGGCTTAGGGACTCAGCTAAGACAATCCTCCAAGTGCAGAATCAGTtggttatttga